Below is a window of Eschrichtius robustus isolate mEscRob2 chromosome 13, mEscRob2.pri, whole genome shotgun sequence DNA.
GGCAGAAGAGGGCTCCTGGCGATGTAATGCCTCAGAACCAGCGGCCCCTTTTTCACACGGTGACCTCGGCTTTGCTGTTGGTGCTCAGGTGCCGGGGTCCGCGGCTGGCGCGGCCATAAAGGCCAGGGGGCTGCGGGCTGAAGGCCTCGGGCAGCTTCTCCACGCTGAACTGGCGCCGGGGTGCGTCGCCGGGCCTCCGGGGCGCTGAGGAGGCATGAGACGCCAGGTGGCCGCGGGGGGCGGGCTGGGCCGGGCGGCCGGCCGTCCAGGCCTTGTAGTGGCCCGATggggtggggccggcggggggCGCGTAGCCCGGCGGGGCCCAGGGGCAGGCGTCGAGCAGTGCAGGCAAGTCCTCGGGGGGCCTCCGGGCTCGCGCCGGGAGGGTCGGCGGGGCAGCTTCAGTCGCGGGAAAACGCTGGTAGAAGTCCCGCGGGGAGGCCTCTGCGGGGACAGATGGGCGTGGGTCGGGGGCGTGGTCAGGCCCGGGGGCGGGGCCTCAGCGCCTCCAGGCTGGGACAGTCCGCTGGGGCCTGGGTCCCAGCCCAACCAGGGAGGGATAGGGCGGGGACAGGCCGCTGGAGACGCGGGCTTCCTACGCCCGGGTCTCCGGATTCGGCGACGGGGTCCCAGACAGGCGGCCTGATCCGGGGTGGGGTACGGCCGAGGCGTGGCAGCTGATTGGCGTAGGCGCGATGCGGAAGCTGGGAACTTTAGAACTCGAACTGGGACCCCGAGCCCTACAATCTAGGAGCTTGGACACCCCGGGTGCGGTGGGCCCGGCGCTCCGGGCACAAACCTGGCCACTCACCTGCGGCCTTGAGCGCGGCTGCCTTGAGTGTGGCGTACTTGGCGTAGTCCGGCTGCCTCGTCAGGCTGCCGCCGCCCTGTAGCCGCGGGGCGCGCGGGGGGCCCGCTGTCGCCGAAGCCAGGGGCACGTTGATGGGGCGTTTCTTGtctggatgggggagggaggagatgagACTCGGCCCGCTGACCAGAGGACACCCTGCCCCTGCGCTACCACCTCTTCGCAGCCCACTCCCCAGCTACGATTCAATGAGAGCTTGTGAGGTGACTTATGAACTTAACGCCTTCGAGACTGAGAGCAGAACCTGACTCTTGAAGACAGACTCTCCAGTGCCTGGGACAGGGCCTGGCTCAGAATAACGTGAATAACAGCAGCCAGCCCTGAGCGGGTGCTCATCTAACAAAAGACTTGCCAGCACGTTCCATTTGAGCCTGGCACTGAGGCCCAGGACCTGCTTCTCCCAGAGATGAAGAGAATGTTTGAGGATTGGAACCcatactggggggaggggaggtgctgTCAAGCCTGCCTCGCCAGCAGGAGTCCAAGAGGGAGGCACCAGCCTGAAGGAAGAGGCCCACAGAAGGCCACAGACGCGGGCCAGTCAGACCCCAGGGCACTGAGCCAGAGCCTAGAACCAGGCAGACCCCAGAGCCTGAGCTGGGGATCCCCGAATCTAGAACCTTCCTCACAGAGTCCCTGAGGCTGGACATTGCAGGACCCGTCGAGGGACCCTGGCCACCAAGAGGAGCTGACTAGCTTGCCCACCACCCACTCACACACCTGCAGAGGCAGGCGGCTCACTTCCATTTGGGAAACAGCTCACAGCCTCAGCACACCCCTTCCCCTGCTCCCAGGCCCTGCTCAGACAAGGGCGGCTCTGTGCTGCAGATCAACAAACGCCCTCCCGCTAGTCTACTCGCCTGTGCTGTTGTGGAGGGAGCCCTGGGGGAGGCCATCGCCCATCTGCACCTGGACACAGCTACCCAGAGGTGGGTCCAGAGGTGGAGGCAGTGGCTCCTGGGGGTCAGCCTGCTTCAGAAGTTCTGTCAGTGTCCTGTGGGGAAAGAGTGGTGACAACCAGCCCTCCACGCCTCCTGCTTCCCCATCAGCCAGGTCTGGTCTATCAAAGGCCAGCCCCAGCCATCGCTTCtcactgtgtggccctgggcagctCTTTCAACCCCTCTGGCCTCCCTTCTCTCTTGTGATTGACCTCATACATCCAGTTTCCCCTCCCAGGCACGACCTGTAGCCTCCACGTGGCCAATTCTCAGAGTAGGTCAGGAAACCAATGGGGTCACGTGTAACCAGGGCCACCTTATTTTCCAAaggctcccctcctccctttctgGAGTCCACTCCCCAAGACCCTCCATGTTGAGCCTCCTCTCCCAACGCAAGCTCTGTGAGTGTATCAGGCCCTTGGACTTTACTATCCTCCATCTCCTCCGGGAaaactcctactcattcttcaaacCCCACCAGAAACcttcctctaccaggaagcctttTCTACCTGCTTACCTAACGCCCCTCCTGCAGCAGGGGCTTCTGCTGCGTTCTGGGACAGAGCTGCCAACACAAGCACGGAGAACAGACAAATGAGGGGAAGGAGGAGCCAGGAGATCCTGCAGTGGCAGCCCCGCACCaaaggctgtgtgaccttgggcagccgCCTCCCTGGCTACCAGGacacccagcccccacccagcTGTGACGGAATCCGACTGAGCCTTCCCCACAGACAGCCAGACCCAGCCTTCAGCCCAGCTGCCTTCAGAGCCCGGAACCCATGATTTTCTCCTAGCTTGGTCTCTCCCTCCTGGAGCTGGGGCCTCAAATGACTGATTCATGAAGAAGCACACTGGAGGTGGGACACCTGGGGTGGGCACAGTTTGGCTGCAATGTGGCGGGGTCTGAAAGTCTCCTAGTGCCTGCCTGAGTTGACCTTCATGCCCTGCCCACTCCTCAGCTGCCCACCCCTGTGGTCTCATCTCTGAGCAAGCAGTCACCAACCAGCCCTCCCAGACACCTGAGCAGTTTTCATGCCTCTGAACCTTTGTAAAAACTTTCTCCAAAGACAGACTCCGACTCCTCACCAAgtcctctgagaagccttccctgaccatcaaCCTCAACACGGCAGAATTAAGGGTGAGACttgaggggagggcagggcttcAGAGCATATCCACACACGAACTCAAGTTAGGATCCAGGTCTCCCCAGATAAGAAGCAGGAGTCAGGGCACACAGGACCCTAAAgcccagagagaggaaggcactggcccaggccacacagcacaTCAGGGGTGGTCCAGCTCTTCCTGAAGCATTACTAGACCTGTTTCCGGGTCCCCTGAGGATGAAGTGGGTTCCAGTGAATGTGTCACTAGGCTGCCCCAGCCACCCCCTCTATACCATCATGGCCCTCAGTTCCTGCTGCCCCACTCTGGTCAAGGACAGGCCCTGTCCTCTCCCCCTCACCCAGCATGAGGCTCCAAGCTCAGGAAGCCCAGGCCCTGCTTCTGAAGCATCCAGGACCCAGGCTGAGAGCCACCACATTGCACATCACGGATGCAGCACAGTAGCTGAGGCCAGGGttccaggcccagctctgccctaCAGCTGTCTTGGAGCTGGTGGACTAAGTGGTCGGGGGAAGAGGGATGCCATGGAGTGCCAAGGAAGAGCCCTCTTGCCCTTGAGGTCTAGGAGTGGAGAAGCATCCACACCTAGCCCACCCAGGCATGGGGGCCTCTCTCCACTGTCACTTCTAAATACCAGCCTGTTGTACACCATGTCAGCGGCCCACACATCCAAGGGAGTAGGGACCTGGGTGAGGAAGTGAGGAGGGTGCAGGGCCCAGGACAGGGGGGTGGCTGGGGGCATGTGAGTGTGTCGGGGGCAGGGGGGGCGTGGGTGAGGCTTCCAGGGTCAGGACACAGAATCCCAGAGCTCCTATCCCAGCTGAGGAAGAGAACCTGGGTCCTGTGGCCCCCACTTCACATGAAACTCAGAACTCAGCCAACACCTGTCCAGGCCTCACCAAAAACGAATCTGTTCCCCGCCACATACACACTTCAGGTCCGCTTCTACACAGGGGGATACCCTGACCCTGCCTGGGGGCGCTGAGTGGGGTGAGTGGGGAGGCCTTCTAAAAACCCTAGGGAAATCAGGTCAGGCCTGAGTCACAActatggggggtgggaggggaggagggagggaaaagtgGGGAGAGAAGCAGGAGGGGAGAGAGCCAAGAGAGCTATAGAAAATGTCCCTTGCCTGGGGACCCACGCCTCCACCCTGCGCTAGTGGGGCTCGGGTCCCCTCCCCTAGGCGCGGATCTTGTGCCCTCGGTCGAGCGACCTGCCTTCCCCGCCCACTCCGGAGAAGGCGGGAGCCGCGGGGGAAGGCggcccagcacccagcccccgcCGGAAGGTCAAGGGGAGACAGAGCGGTATCAGCTGTCTCCCTCCGTGAAGGGGGGCTGAGGGGAGAAAGAGACCTGGAGACAGAGCAGGGAGGGAAAACCTGGAGGAGGGGGCTGCTGAGAGGACCAGAGTTTCGGAGAGGGGCGGGAAGGATGAAGGATCGCGAGGGGGCGCCCACCTGGCAGGCCACCTgtccctgggctgggaggggatCCCGGGGCCCGGCCCCGGCCGGCGCGCGCTCACCTGGTCACGGTGCGCCGCGCGCGCGGGCTGTGCGCCCTCTCCAGGCCCAGGCGCGCCCCGATGCCGGCCAGCACGAACAGGGCGGCGACGCCGCACACCGCGTAGACGGCCGTGTGGCTGCGTTCGCGGCCCGGGTCCCGGGGCACCGTGGCGTCGCGGGCACGCGCGGGAGGCCGGCCAGTCTGAACCCAGGCTGGCGTGTCGTAGTTGGAGCAGCGGCTCTGGTCAAGGCGCCGCGGCCCGTCGTGGCAGCAGAAGCGGTAGCCGCACGTGCCGCAGCAGAAGTTGTAGGCGCCCGAGCTGCAGTTGAAGGGCGGGTCCCACTGCCCCATCACGTCGTAGTAGCCGCGGCAGCGGTCGCCCCCGGCCGGGGCCGCCGTGCCGGGCGCCGCCGGCTCCTGCGCCTCGGGGCCCCCCGCGCCGCCCGACGGCGGCCGCGCCAGCAGCAGAGCCAGCCCGAGCGCGAGCCCGAGCGCCGGCGGGCCGCGGCCTCCGCGCAGCCCCCGCGCCCAGGCCCGCTCCATCGGGCCCGCGCCTTCGGCTACAGCACCCGGCGCATGGCGGCGCGCCGCGGCTCCCTCCCGCCGCGCCTCGGGCCCGCTCGTCCGCGCCCGCAGGGATCAAGCCCGCCCCGCCGCCCTGGCGCTGGCTCCCGGCGGACACCTCCTCGGTCGTCAGCCTCCTGAGAGGACCCCAGACCCGGGTGGGCTCGCGGGGCCGCGCCTCCGGTGGGCGCGTCCTGCGCCGAGGCTCACCTCGGACCCGAGCCAGCTAGTCCGCGCCCTGGGACTCCTCCCGGGCAGGGCGGCGGGTCCTCGCCTGCGCTCGGTCCCGGCCTCTCCCCGGCCCGGCGGGTGTGCGGGTCTGGGGCCTAGTGGGGGCGGCGGGCCGCCGGACACGGCTGCCTTCCCGCCGCCCGCTACGCGCTGCCCGCGCTCTGGCTgcggctccggctccggctccgcGCGGCCTCgggcgggcgggggagggagagagcggggggaaggggggcaggCGGGAGGGAGGCAGAGCCGGGGGAGGAGCGCGGCCGAGGCgacgggagggagggggcgcggCAGGGCCCGCACAGCCTGGGCGCCCCACCAGGGACCCTCCCCGAAGGCCTCCCCCGAACATTCCTCGGAACTGGCGCTCCAGAGGGTTCAGCTCAAGGCTCTCAGAATTGTTACTTCGGACATTACGCCCGCCGCGGGAGCGCTTCGGTTCACAGGTGCGGGGACTGAAGGGACCCAGCAGCCCCAGGGAGTCGTTGCTGCCCACCCACCTTCCTTCCCGTCCCCTCCATCAGTTCCGATCGAGACAGAGGTGTGACTTGAGGCAGGGAAtgttaaatgggaaggaaactcCCAGCAGAGCCTCAGCAGAGGGCCAACTATGGGTCCCCTCCGCACCACCTAGGGAGGAGCTTTAACCCCGGGATGCACACCCTGGTCCCAGAACTTCTCTGACGCCGGGCTGGGGTCCTGGGGTGACCCCACGCCTGTGGGCGATGGACCTGGCCTGGTCGGCGCCCTCCTGGGATCTCTCCGCCACCCCAGGTGTGAAAGGGAGGAGATTGGTTTAGCCCCGTGCCTTGGATGAGGACAGCAGGGCGTCGCCTGGGGGCAGAGCCATGGGCAGACCCTTTGCCCTGGTCCCCACAGGATGCTCAGGTCCTTTCTCAAGCCCGGGGGCAGAGGGTGAAGGGCAGGTATGGAACCTACTCGGAGCACACTACTCGGTTGAGTTTTTGAAGTTGGTTTTAATTGGAGAATATGACCCGAGCCCGGCTGCTTTGCTTTTCTCTGCCTGTTTCTCATTTTAACATCAAAAACTGCCCGTTCTGGGGGGCAGGGATCAATACGGGGCCTCCCTCTGTCTAGATGGGAGCATCAGGAGGGCAAGGGCTGCATGGACCGGTTCCCCGGTGTTCCCACACAGCGCAGGCCTCTgccatatttgctgaatgaatgaagtgaagTGCCTCTAGTCTCCAGTTTCAGATAAAGAATTTGGGCTCCTAGGGTCCTTCCTGCTCCCCCTTGCATCCTCTCTTCACTCAGCAACTGGGATCAGCTTATAAaaatggaggaggtggagggaggaagagggagaaggattTACATTTAAAGGAGGATCAAGTTTTCTTGTTGATGAGATGAGGGCCTGACAGGCTAATTTCAGGGCTAAAACGGGAAGGCGGGTGACCTCCCTATAATGCCCTCCCCCATCAGGGTGATTCCTTGTGCCCTGGCCAAAGACAGCCTGCTCCTCCCTCCTTCACCCACAGACACGCGCAGCCCAGAAGACCCTACCCCATTAA
It encodes the following:
- the SHISA8 gene encoding protein shisa-8 — encoded protein: MERAWARGLRGGRGPPALGLALGLALLLARPPSGGAGGPEAQEPAAPGTAAPAGGDRCRGYYDVMGQWDPPFNCSSGAYNFCCGTCGYRFCCHDGPRRLDQSRCSNYDTPAWVQTGRPPARARDATVPRDPGRERSHTAVYAVCGVAALFVLAGIGARLGLERAHSPRARRTVTRTLTELLKQADPQEPLPPPLDPPLGSCVQVQMGDGLPQGSLHNSTDKKRPINVPLASATAGPPRAPRLQGGGSLTRQPDYAKYATLKAAALKAAEASPRDFYQRFPATEAAPPTLPARARRPPEDLPALLDACPWAPPGYAPPAGPTPSGHYKAWTAGRPAQPAPRGHLASHASSAPRRPGDAPRRQFSVEKLPEAFSPQPPGLYGRASRGPRHLSTNSKAEVTV